The window AAGCGTAAACAAATGCTGTAAGCCCATAAAACACTAAACCTAAATGCATGTGTTTCAACATGCACTGTGGCGGCTGCGTGTCCGGCAGCACGCGCGGCAGCTTGGGCGGCATAATCACCCTCTACCGCAGTGGCAGCGTTGTGTGCCGCATGGTTGTGAATAGGGTGCTATGGTGCTATTT is drawn from Desulforamulus ruminis DSM 2154 and contains these coding sequences:
- a CDS encoding putative immunity protein, whose translation is MHNHAAHNAATAVEGDYAAQAAARAAGHAAATVHVETHAFRFSVLWAYSICLRFRLQRDK